From the genome of Limisphaera ngatamarikiensis:
CCACCCCACCCACCCCATCCTCAGAACGGCCAGAGCCGCGGAATCATCGCCACCGAAATCGCCCAGAAAATCAAATTCAGCGGCAGTCCCATCCGCACAAAGTCCATGTACCGGTACCCGCCCGGATGGTACACCATCGCGTTGGTCTGATAACCCAGCGGCGTCGTGAAACTCGTGGACGCGGCAAAACACACCGCCATCAAAAACGGCTTCGGGTCCACCCCCAGCGAATCCGCCAGCGACAACGCCACCGGCGTCAGCATCACCGCTGTCGCGTTGTTGCTCAAAAACTCCGTCAGCAGAGCCGTCACCCCGTACAACACCGCCAGCGCCAGCCATGGATTCGCGTCCCCGGTCAAAAACAGCGCAGCCTCGGCAACCCCGGCCGCCGCCCCCGACTTCTCCAGCGCCAACCCCAGCGGCCACGTCCCTGCCAACAAAAACACCACCCGCCAGTCCACCGCCCCATACGCCTCATCCAACGTCAAACACCGAAACGCCACCAGCGCAATGCACCCGATGATCGCCGACACCATCACCGGCAGCACATTCAACGCCGTCAACAACATCACCCCGGCCACCACCCCCACCGCCACCGGAATCTTGTGCCGCCGCAACACCGGCTCGTCCACCGGTTGCAACACCAACACGTTCGGGTCCTGACGCAACCGCTCCAACGCCTCCCCGGGCCCCAACACCAGCAACGCATCCCCCACATCCAACTCCACCTCGCTCAACCGCTGCTGCAACGTGCGCTCGCCCGCCCGCACCGCCAACACCGTCGCCCCAAATCGATGCTGAAAGTTCAGGCTGCTCAACGTTCGACCCCGCCAGGCCGACCCCGCCGGAATCATCACCTCCGCCAGCTTCAGTTCCTCCCCCTCCAGGCTCGCATCCGTGGCGGCAAACCCGGGCAACAATTCCAAACCCCAGTCGGCCTTGAGCTCCATCAGCGCCCGCGGATCCGCACGCACCAGCAGAATGTCCCCGGCCCGAATCGTCTCCTGCAGCGGCATGAACAACCGCCGCCCCTGCCGCAGCACCTCCAACACCGCCACCATGTCCCCCCGACTCAACGGCGTCTGACCCAGGACCCGCCCCGCCAACCGCGAATCCTCGCGCACCCGCAGCTCCGCCAGATACGGCCCCAGCTGATAACTTTCCACCCGCTGAACGCCCCGGCGGTGGGGCAACCACCACCACCCCGCCACCACCAGGTACACCGAGCCCACACCCAACAACACCACCCCCAACGGCGCAAACTCAAACAGCTGAAACGATCCCACCCCGGCCCGCTCTGACAACGCATTCACCAGCAGGTTCGTCGAGGTCCCCACCAGCGTGCACACCCCGCCCATCTGCGCCGCATACGAAAGCGGAATCAACACCCGCGAGGGCGATACCCCACCCCTGGCACACGCCGCCAACACCATCGGCAAAAACACCGCCACCACCGCCGTGTTGTTGATGAACGCCGAAACCGCCCCCGCCAAAAGCACCGTCACCAGCACCAACCACACCGGATGCCGCGCCAATCCCTCCAACCACCGCGCCACAAACTCCACCGCTCCCGTCTTCTGCAGCCCGGCGCTCAACACAAACATCGCCGCCACCGTCAAAACCGCCGGATTGCTGAAACCCGACACCCCCTCCGACGGCGTGATCCACCGCCCCGGCGCCCCCCACCCGAGAAACTGCAACACCAACCCGGTCAGGATCAGCGCCGCCATCAACATCAGCGCCACCAAATCCACCCGGAATCGCTCCGTCACAAACAACCAAACCGCCCCGGCGGTGATGACCAGAACCAGCACAATCTCCATCGTTCATCCGGAGAATAAGAAAGCGTGCGCTCCGGGTAAACCCGCGTTGCGCCCGCCCACCTCGAACCGGGCGGATCCCCGCCCCTCAATCACAGCAGCCCGGGCCCCGGCCTCTGCCACTCAGAAACCAGCGCGGCACCATGATCGCACCCGCCCGGCCATCCCAGTCCCACCCACGCCACAGACCCGGTACCGGTGGCAGACTCGCACATCGGCCCGGACCGGCCCGCTTCGTTCACCTCCCTTACTGCCGCACCGACAGCCCGCTCCCAACCCCCATCGACCGCCTCGACGACCATCGCAACAAGCCCAAGTGGACCCGTCAAGCCGAGCTGTACCACGAAATCCACGCTTTGGACCAGGGACCCCGAACCCGCATCCATCGAAGACGAGGACAAGGCCGTCGTCTACACCGTCCAGCGCGACTTCTTCCAGATCGCACGAAACCATTGGCACCAGGTCCGGGGCAATTTCATGGTCACCTGCTCCGTCACACTCCGGGCACGGGCTCGAGTCTATCGCCACCCCATGAATCACGAATCACGTGCCGGAAGACACCCACAATCCCCGTTGCACCACCAGATTCACACCGTGGCCACAACTCCTGCAAGAACTCCTCACCGGTGCCTTCACGACAGGTTCCCGGCCAAAGGTCAGGTCGAACACTTCGGCCTCATCCACCGCGAATTGGCCAGGGTCATTCGGCATACCGATCCCCCAAAAAAAGCCCCCACGAGTGGCTGCAACGGCCCAACAACCCGAATCCGCCGCTGTCCACCGCAGGCCCAAGAATCTCCCCACGGGCAGCTCAAACACGCCGCAACACACACGCCTCCTCAATCCCGGTGGAACAGCCATTCCCCACCAACGAACCGGAACGGTGCCGCGCAGTCACCCCGGTACAAACGCCCGGAAAACCCAGCCGGCGACCATATCCCGTCCCCCACACAATCCCTTCATAACAAGTGGGTTGCCGCACATCCGGTCGAGATCACCCCCCGAGAGCGCCGCAAGGCCCACAAGATGATTTCCACCCTACCGGAACTTGTACAAGTCGTTGCACATCAGTCCATTACAGCAAACGAAACCCCGGTCGAGTTGACATCCCCCGGGCGACGGCCTTAGGGTTCGCACGTGGACGACGAGGTGCCAGACGAACGATTCCGGCCCCGCCTCATGGCGATGGCCGGGCGCTTTCCTCGTGCGTGTCCCTGTTCCGGTGGGTTCACCCCATGAGCCCGGGCCGGTCCGTATGATTTCCGATTTTCCCATGGTTTGATTCCACTGCTGTGAATGCATTTGCCATGAAACCTGCGCTCCTGAAGTCGGCCGGTCGACCCCGGCCGCGCAAACGCAAGCCTGATACCACGCCCGTGGAAATCCGTCCGATGCGGCTGGAGGATTTGCCGGAGGTGTACGAACTGGGCCGCAAACTCTTCACCGCGGAGAAGCTGCCCACCCTCTACCGCTGCTGGGATGAGGACGAGGTGATGAACCTGTTCAGCGCGGAGCCCGAGACCTGCCTCGTGGCGGTGGCCGGAGACCGCGTCGTGGGCTTTGCCCTCGGCAGCGTGATGCAAAAACGCGGCAGTGCCTGGCGCTACGGCTGGCTCGAATGGCTCGGCGTACATCCCTCATGGAGCCGCCGCGGCGTGGCCTCCCGGCTGGTCCGTCAAATGACCAGCCTGTTCATCGAGCGGGACGCCCGCATCATGCTCGTCGACACCGACGAAGCGAACCGGCCTGCGCTGGCCTTTTTCCGCAAACTCGGGTTTGGCCAGGAGCTCCGGCACGTCTATCTCTCCCAAAACCTCGACAGCCACCCGGAAGCCATCGAACGACGCGAACGGCTCAAAGACGAGGAAACCGACTGATCGAACGCCGGGCCACCCCCGGCAGCAGGACAAAGCTTCCCAACCCGGTCCGGCCCCCGGCCACCGCCACCGGGCCTGTAACCGCAGCCCGTCCCTCCGCCTGGATTCCCCCTGTAGGGGCGGTGCGGATGGATCCCGGACTGCTTTACAAGCCGGCCTCTCCCTGCCTACGATGCCCCGGCAGCTCCGACTCGTATGCCCGCAAAACGCGCATCCGAAAAAGCCATTCGTGTCCTTTTGGTGGACGATCACCCCGTCGTCCGACGCGGACTCGCCGCGTGCCTGGCCGAGCACCCTCAACTGCGGGTCGTCGGAGAAGCGGCTGACGGCCATGAAGCCGTCCGGGAAGCCGGCCGGCTCCGGCCCGACCTTATGCTGGTGGACATCAACATGCCGGGCCTGGACGGCCTCCAGGTGTGTGAAGCCGTGCGGCAGTCCGCCCCGGAAACGCGCGTGGTCATCCTCTCGGTCCACAACCGGCCGGATTACATCGAACGTGCCCTGGCTGCGGGCGCCCGGGGGTATCTGTTGAAAGACATCCCTCCCGCGCAGTTGACCGACGCGCTGATCCGCATCCACGCCGGCGAGGTCGTGCTGAGCCCGCAGGTCACCCAAACCGCCGTGACCCAGTGGATGCGCCATCAGGGCCGGGCACGCCGGAGCACCAACCTCAGCCGGCGCGAGCAGGAGGTCCTGGCCCTCATCGCCCAGGGACTCACCAACAAGGAAATCGCCCAACGCCTCGGCGTCAGCGTTCGCACCGTCGAGACCCACCGTGAACGGATCATGAACAAGCTCAACCTCCGCACGGTGGCCGCCCTCACCCGCTACGCCATCGCCGAAGGCCTGGTACCCCTCCAGGAGAACCGAACCTGAACCACGGCCGAGCGGACGCCGGCCGGTTCGGCCGTCAACGCCGGCCCAGCCCCCAGATCAGCCACACCGCCAATCCCACCAGCAGGATCACCCACCAAAAATACCGCAACTCCCGCGCCGCCAGTTCCATGACCGCCAGCGCCCTCGGAAACAGCGCCAGCAAACCCGCAGCCACTGCCGCCAGTAGAATCGCCCGCAACCAAACCCGCTGCGGTCCCGTCATGGCCCGACCTCCGGCGCACCCGGCCGGCCCAGTGGCAACAACAGCCCCGATCCCGTACCGCCGACGTCGGCCGGCACCACCAGCGGCGATCGGCCGTTCCACTTCTCCACCAACTGCAGCCGCAGGAATTCCGGGTTCAATCGCAGGGCCTCGCCCCGAATCCGAATTGCCTGTGCCTCCCCCTCGGCCCGGATGACCGCCGTTTCCGCCTCGATCTCGGTTTGCATCTGCACAAACCGCGCCCGGGCCGCCTCCTGCTCCGCCACCATCTTCGCCTCGATGGCCCGCTCCAGCTCCTCCGAAAGGTCAATGTTCCGGATCACCAGGTCGTTCACCTCCAACAGATCGCCAATCTTCTGCCGTGCACCGGCCAGCGCGTCCAACTTCACCTGGCCCCGGTTCTTGACAATCTGCTCCGCCGTCAACAAGGCCGTCACCTCCTTGACCGCCTCCTGCACCCGCGGCGCAATCAGACTGTCGAACGGGTCCCCGGCATACTGCCGGTAAATCGTCACCACCGACCGTTCAGGGATCCGGTACAGAACCCGCAAATCCAGCGTCACCTGTTGCAGGTCCGACGAGAAACACTCCGCCCGCAGCGGCATCGTCCGCTGCCGCACACTCACCGGCACCACCCGCGTCACCAACGGCAGCTTGAACCCGAACCCCTCCGGCAGAAACCGGTCCGATGCCTTCCCCAGGGTCACCTTCACCCCGCGATGCCCGGGCGGCACAATGTAGCTGCCGGCCGCCCCCAACAGCACCAGCAGAAACAACACCCCCGCCGCCACCAGGAATCGTGGCAGAGAACCGGGTAACACCACCTCAACGCGATCGTGCGGGTAATACGGATTGCGTGCGCGCATGGTTTGTCCCCGAAGAACGCCACAACTCGGAAACCGACATCAGAATCTGGCCTCCGCCCACCACCAGCGGCGCCTGACCATCCCAACGGTCCACAATCTGCAAATCCACATAACTCGGATTCTCCCGCAGCGCCTCACCGCGGATGCGGATCGACTCCGCCTCGCCCCGCGCCTTGATCACCGCCGTGTTCGCCTCGATCTGCGCCCGCTGCTGCACAAACTTCGCCTTGGCCGCCTCCTGTTCCTGAATCATCTTCTGCTCGATCGCCCGCTCCAGCTCCGGCGTCAGCTTGATGTCCTCAATCACCAGATCCTCCACCATCACCAGTTCCCCGATCTTCGACCGCGCCAGCTCCAGCGTCCGCACCTTGATCTGCTCCCGGTTCTTCACGATCTGCTCCGCATTCTGCAATGCCACCACCTCCTTCAATGCCTCGTGCACCCGCGGCGCCACCAGCTGACCGAACGCGTCCCCCTCGTAATCCCGGAACAATCGCACCACCGCCGACTCCGGAATCCGGTACAAAATCCGCAAATTCACCCGGATCTGCTGCAGGTCCGACGAATAACACTCGGCCGTCTCCCGCGCCGTTTGCTGGCGAATGGAGACCGGATGAATCGTGCTCACCAGCGGCAGTTTCAGCCCGAACCCCTCCGGTTTGAACCCCTCCGACACACGCCCCAGGATGACCTCCACCCCGCGGTAGCCGGGCTGCACCACATAGGTGCCGCTGGCCGCCACCAGCACCGCCACCAGCAGCAGAATTGCAATCCCGATCACTCGCGCCATCACCTCCGGTCTCATGGTCCGAACCCGATCGCCACTTTAGGTCGCCCTTCCCTCCCCGCAAGCAAAACCGGCCGGAATTCGGAATCCCCGGTCCCCATCCCGCCCGTCACCGGAAAGTGCTGTCAGTCCCTCTCGTAGGCGGCGTACAGCGTCGGAATCCCCCGCGCCCGGAACTCCCTCTCAAAATCGGTTTGCAGGGCCAACAGCTCCGGCGGGGTCTCCACCGGCCGGAATACCGGCGCCGCCGCAAACACCTCCCGCATCTGGGCAAAGTAATCCGGATCGTCCGTCCGCAAATACACCCGCCCCCCCGGCACCAGCGCCGCATGCGCCAGCGCGGGAAACCGCGGCTGAATCAGCCGGTTGCGCCGGTGCTTCTTCTTCGGCCACGGATCCGGAAAGTAGATGTGAAACACCGAGACCGACCCCGGCGGCAGCAGATACTGCAGAAAATATCCGCATTCGATCCGGATCCCCCGCAGATTCGTCAATCCCAGCCGCCGCCCTTTCTTGTCCAGCTTGCGGATCCGCCCCAGGAGCCGCTCGATCCCCAGGAAGTTCCGCTCCGGATGCATCGCGGCGTATTCCACCAGGAACGTCGCGTCCCCGCACCCCAGCTCCACCTCCAGGGGCTGAACCCGGGGAAACAACCGCGCCACGTCAATGGGTTCGAGAATCGAGGGCGGATCATACAACAAACTCTCCGGCGACCCGGGCCCAGCGACCGAAGAGTCCCCGGACTCCGAACCCTTCACCTGCGCGCGCTCCATCCCCTCACTCATTGTGCGGAATCGGCAGGGTGCCGCCCCCGATGAATTCCCGAACCAGCGCGTCCCCCGGAATCAGCCGCGCCGCCTCCTCAAACGAAATCGGTTCCACACTCCGCAACAACGCATGCACCCGCTCGTACCGGATGCGCGCGTCCAGGAAACCCGCATAGGGCTCGAGCT
Proteins encoded in this window:
- a CDS encoding SLC13 family permease — translated: MEIVLVLVITAGAVWLFVTERFRVDLVALMLMAALILTGLVLQFLGWGAPGRWITPSEGVSGFSNPAVLTVAAMFVLSAGLQKTGAVEFVARWLEGLARHPVWLVLVTVLLAGAVSAFINNTAVVAVFLPMVLAACARGGVSPSRVLIPLSYAAQMGGVCTLVGTSTNLLVNALSERAGVGSFQLFEFAPLGVVLLGVGSVYLVVAGWWWLPHRRGVQRVESYQLGPYLAELRVREDSRLAGRVLGQTPLSRGDMVAVLEVLRQGRRLFMPLQETIRAGDILLVRADPRALMELKADWGLELLPGFAATDASLEGEELKLAEVMIPAGSAWRGRTLSSLNFQHRFGATVLAVRAGERTLQQRLSEVELDVGDALLVLGPGEALERLRQDPNVLVLQPVDEPVLRRHKIPVAVGVVAGVMLLTALNVLPVMVSAIIGCIALVAFRCLTLDEAYGAVDWRVVFLLAGTWPLGLALEKSGAAAGVAEAALFLTGDANPWLALAVLYGVTALLTEFLSNNATAVMLTPVALSLADSLGVDPKPFLMAVCFAASTSFTTPLGYQTNAMVYHPGGYRYMDFVRMGLPLNLIFWAISVAMIPRLWPF
- a CDS encoding GNAT family N-acetyltransferase; the protein is MKPALLKSAGRPRPRKRKPDTTPVEIRPMRLEDLPEVYELGRKLFTAEKLPTLYRCWDEDEVMNLFSAEPETCLVAVAGDRVVGFALGSVMQKRGSAWRYGWLEWLGVHPSWSRRGVASRLVRQMTSLFIERDARIMLVDTDEANRPALAFFRKLGFGQELRHVYLSQNLDSHPEAIERRERLKDEETD
- a CDS encoding response regulator — protein: MPAKRASEKAIRVLLVDDHPVVRRGLAACLAEHPQLRVVGEAADGHEAVREAGRLRPDLMLVDINMPGLDGLQVCEAVRQSAPETRVVILSVHNRPDYIERALAAGARGYLLKDIPPAQLTDALIRIHAGEVVLSPQVTQTAVTQWMRHQGRARRSTNLSRREQEVLALIAQGLTNKEIAQRLGVSVRTVETHRERIMNKLNLRTVAALTRYAIAEGLVPLQENRT
- a CDS encoding prohibitin family protein, with product MRARNPYYPHDRVEVVLPGSLPRFLVAAGVLFLLVLLGAAGSYIVPPGHRGVKVTLGKASDRFLPEGFGFKLPLVTRVVPVSVRQRTMPLRAECFSSDLQQVTLDLRVLYRIPERSVVTIYRQYAGDPFDSLIAPRVQEAVKEVTALLTAEQIVKNRGQVKLDALAGARQKIGDLLEVNDLVIRNIDLSEELERAIEAKMVAEQEAARARFVQMQTEIEAETAVIRAEGEAQAIRIRGEALRLNPEFLRLQLVEKWNGRSPLVVPADVGGTGSGLLLPLGRPGAPEVGP
- a CDS encoding prohibitin family protein — translated: MRPEVMARVIGIAILLLVAVLVAASGTYVVQPGYRGVEVILGRVSEGFKPEGFGLKLPLVSTIHPVSIRQQTARETAECYSSDLQQIRVNLRILYRIPESAVVRLFRDYEGDAFGQLVAPRVHEALKEVVALQNAEQIVKNREQIKVRTLELARSKIGELVMVEDLVIEDIKLTPELERAIEQKMIQEQEAAKAKFVQQRAQIEANTAVIKARGEAESIRIRGEALRENPSYVDLQIVDRWDGQAPLVVGGGQILMSVSELWRSSGTNHARTQSVLPARSR
- the trmB gene encoding tRNA (guanosine(46)-N7)-methyltransferase TrmB — translated: MSEGMERAQVKGSESGDSSVAGPGSPESLLYDPPSILEPIDVARLFPRVQPLEVELGCGDATFLVEYAAMHPERNFLGIERLLGRIRKLDKKGRRLGLTNLRGIRIECGYFLQYLLPPGSVSVFHIYFPDPWPKKKHRRNRLIQPRFPALAHAALVPGGRVYLRTDDPDYFAQMREVFAAAPVFRPVETPPELLALQTDFEREFRARGIPTLYAAYERD